Proteins from one Pseudarthrobacter sp. BIM B-2242 genomic window:
- a CDS encoding DUF6318 family protein: MTSQTLTARRLRLHFVAVAAGVALVLTGCNTGSDPGATDTSSASTTQVPSPSATPTPTATPAYVPASASGRAQNVPVPVLPEVAKTETKEGAIAFARYWYQVLSYSYESGELSLLEGMAPPTCGACQKSAEGIRAWHSEGRWLIGGQISTPAIDTTFSKDEAGKYKVSVQVHQIPLSYVRADGTIAHADPQAADQGNLLIISYGTNSWRLDEVGSIVG; encoded by the coding sequence ATGACATCGCAAACTCTTACGGCCCGGCGCTTGCGCCTGCACTTCGTGGCGGTTGCGGCGGGGGTGGCCTTGGTTCTGACCGGATGCAACACGGGCAGCGACCCCGGCGCCACCGACACGTCCTCGGCCTCAACAACTCAGGTGCCAAGCCCCAGCGCCACGCCAACCCCGACGGCGACTCCCGCTTACGTGCCGGCGTCGGCCAGCGGGCGGGCACAGAACGTGCCGGTTCCCGTGCTTCCTGAGGTCGCGAAGACGGAGACGAAGGAGGGAGCGATTGCTTTTGCCCGTTACTGGTATCAGGTCCTTAGCTACTCGTATGAATCGGGGGAGCTTTCGCTTCTCGAAGGTATGGCCCCTCCAACGTGCGGGGCATGTCAGAAGTCCGCAGAAGGGATTAGAGCCTGGCACTCCGAAGGCAGATGGTTGATCGGTGGACAGATCAGCACTCCGGCCATCGATACCACTTTTTCAAAGGATGAGGCTGGGAAATATAAAGTTTCTGTCCAAGTGCATCAGATTCCTCTTTCTTACGTTCGCGCCGATGGAACGATCGCACATGCAGACCCACAGGCTGCCGACCAGGGTAACTTGCTGATCATTTCGTACGGCACCAACTCATGGCGGCTGGATGAAGTCGGAAGCATTGTCGGCTAA
- a CDS encoding alkene reductase encodes MLFSPLALGELELSNRLVMAPLTRLRAGEEGVPGPLVAEHYRQRASLGLIVSEGTYPSQAGRSYAGQPGLITEAQIAGWKKVTDAVHAEGGRMFAQVMHGGRVSHEDITGGHTLVAPSAIAIDGEVRTPSGKKPYPVPHALTSDELPVVMQEIVTGALNAIEAGFDGVELHSANGYLLHEFLAPNSNVRDDSYGGSPENRARFVIETVNAVVAAVGANRVGIRISPEHNVQGIAETDAADVRATYEVLVDSIAPLNLAYLSVLHHEPTSELVQDLRARFNGTFLVNSGFGTVTTREEAASLVADGHADAVVVGRPAIANPDLARRWKENLPLNEPDPSTFYADSSAGYTDYPVHSA; translated from the coding sequence ATGCTGTTTTCCCCCTTGGCTCTCGGTGAGCTTGAACTGTCCAACCGCCTTGTCATGGCGCCACTGACCCGCCTGCGCGCGGGCGAAGAAGGCGTGCCAGGCCCGCTGGTCGCGGAACACTACCGCCAGCGCGCGTCACTGGGCCTGATCGTCAGCGAAGGCACCTACCCCAGCCAGGCCGGCCGCTCCTACGCCGGCCAGCCCGGGCTGATCACGGAAGCGCAGATCGCTGGCTGGAAGAAGGTTACCGACGCTGTCCATGCCGAGGGTGGCCGGATGTTTGCCCAGGTCATGCACGGCGGGCGCGTGTCCCATGAGGACATCACCGGCGGCCACACCCTCGTGGCTCCAAGCGCCATTGCCATTGACGGCGAAGTCCGCACGCCGTCAGGCAAGAAGCCTTACCCCGTGCCGCACGCGCTGACCAGTGACGAGCTTCCGGTCGTTATGCAGGAGATCGTCACAGGTGCGCTCAACGCTATCGAAGCAGGCTTCGACGGCGTGGAACTGCACTCGGCGAACGGTTACCTGCTGCACGAATTCCTCGCCCCCAATTCCAACGTGCGCGACGACAGCTATGGCGGTTCCCCTGAGAACCGGGCACGTTTTGTGATCGAAACGGTCAACGCGGTTGTCGCCGCAGTAGGCGCCAACCGCGTCGGTATCCGCATCTCGCCCGAGCACAATGTCCAGGGCATCGCCGAAACAGATGCAGCCGACGTCCGTGCAACGTATGAGGTGCTGGTGGACAGCATCGCCCCGCTGAACCTCGCCTACCTCAGCGTGCTTCACCACGAGCCAACCAGCGAACTGGTCCAGGACCTCCGCGCCCGCTTCAACGGCACCTTCCTCGTCAACTCCGGGTTCGGCACCGTGACCACGCGGGAGGAAGCAGCCAGCCTGGTTGCCGACGGCCACGCCGATGCAGTGGTGGTGGGGCGCCCCGCCATCGCCAACCCGGACCTCGCGCGGCGCTGGAAGGAAAACCTTCCCCTGAACGAACCCGACCCGTCCACGTTCTACGCAGACAGCTCGGCCGGCTACACAGATTACCCCGTGCACTCGGCATAG